TTAATATACAAATTTGCCCCTGAAGCAAGTGGAGCTGGAACTAATGCAGCAATAAAAGCTTATCACTTCGAAAAAGCAATAATTGATATAAAAACAACATTTATAAAGCTTATAGCCTCAACTATAACTATAGGCGCTGGGGGAACATCCGGAAGAGAGGGACCAATGTCTCTAATTGGTGCAGGGTTAGGGTCTTTTATAGCACAGAAATTAAATTTAAGCGAGAGAGAAAGAAGAATAGCTCTTGCGGCAGGCTTGGGGGCTGGACTTGGTGCTGTATTTAGAGCACCCCTAGCTGGAGCAATAGTGGGGGCAGAAGTCTTTTATAAAAAGGACTTCGAAATACAATCCATGCTAAGTTGCTTTATTGCAGCGATAATTGCCTATACCTGTGTAGGACTTACCTTTGGGTTTGAACCATTATTTTATATTCACGTAGACGCAAACAAAAATTTTAAAATACTAGCGCTCCTTCAATATATAATACTTGGTTTTGCTTGTATGTTAGTTGCAAAATCTATAATGAAATCATTTTACTATTCTAAGAGGCTTGCAAATATGTTGCCAGTACCAAAATACATGATCCAACCAATAGGTGGGTTTGTTACAGGCTCAATTGGGATTATTAGTCCTGTTGTTATTAGTAGTGGTTATGGTTGGATTCAACTTATTACAGAGAAAAGACTCGACATCATAACACCTCAATTTACAATTGTTGGAATTATTGCGATGATTTTTGCGTTGGGCTTTACTTTGGGATTTAATAGTCCTGGAGGTGTATTTGGTCCATCTCTTGTTTCAGGTGGACTTACAGGATTTGCTGTCAGCAACCTTTTATCAAATATTATCCCAAACAATAATCTTGACACCACATCATTTACTATTGTAGGAATGATGTCAGTTTATGCAGCAGTATCAAAAGCTCCTTTATCAACAATAGTTATGGTTGCAGAGATGAGCCACGGATATGATCTACTTATTCCCTCAATGATTTCTGTATTTATTGCCGA
Above is a genomic segment from Thermodesulfobium narugense DSM 14796 containing:
- a CDS encoding chloride channel protein, giving the protein MIGKNFENNLTILLQNLNNLPFVDKVRTKEARRYLYVPVLIGIVVGIFAVIFLLALHYTSFVFLRLLVGYYPPAVTGEGGNPDLYHIIIARPYLFPISVGLGGLISGLLIYKFAPEASGAGTNAAIKAYHFEKAIIDIKTTFIKLIASTITIGAGGTSGREGPMSLIGAGLGSFIAQKLNLSERERRIALAAGLGAGLGAVFRAPLAGAIVGAEVFYKKDFEIQSMLSCFIAAIIAYTCVGLTFGFEPLFYIHVDANKNFKILALLQYIILGFACMLVAKSIMKSFYYSKRLANMLPVPKYMIQPIGGFVTGSIGIISPVVISSGYGWIQLITEKRLDIITPQFTIVGIIAMIFALGFTLGFNSPGGVFGPSLVSGGLTGFAVSNLLSNIIPNNNLDTTSFTIVGMMSVYAAVSKAPLSTIVMVAEMSHGYDLLIPSMISVFIADFFSGHQSIYSAQVERRIDSPAYQDECISHYLTYIKIKEAMQKPLTASPDLKISEIEEIMTKNIYTGIPITDNGFLVGMITKTDLWKARNLDKNKVLARDIMTKNLITLTPDDSLYDFMKIIVSKGIGRVPIVKDKTSNELVGIITRSDIGRIMREETSEDILSTTGV